The Malus domestica chromosome 06, GDT2T_hap1 genome has a segment encoding these proteins:
- the LOC103438273 gene encoding protein SHOOT GRAVITROPISM 5-like, which yields MLANNSSSSVPSSDPFSCLENGHTNKRKRRPAGTPDPDAEVVSLSPKTLLESDRYICEICNQGFQRDQNLQMHRRRHKVPWKLLKRESPVVKKRVFVCPEPSCLHHDPCHALGDLVGIKKHFRRKHSNHKQWVCDKCSKGYAVQSDYKAHLKTCGTRGHSCDCGRVFSRVESFIEHQDACNMDRVRPESQTLQPGACLSRTASSPSPSCSDNNFSRAPSTWPPSNNSVLPHPSPTEYTKLTLKNPPAHADHHQATLSKKNSSNAHYNLDLQLATTSNINIPINEVSVSSKREENHSTQLQLSIGSCEFGGGGHSHQNKNIEQHSNIMIANQNYSPRENEMKERERESSSTTTNHHERDDDDQKPKLAATAAGVLRLKEEAREQLRLAMAEKAYAEEARQQAGRHIELAEKEFANAKRIRQQAQAELDKAHALKEQAIKKVNSTILQITCHACNKQFIQGAHEAKTNQHCLVLSYMSSAIAFEGDHLLEKNISTRTHHAKSANA from the exons ATGTTAGCCAATAACTCTTCTTCCTCAGTCCCTTCTTCTGATCCCTTTTCTTGCTTAGAAAATGGCCACACCaataaaagaaagagaagacctGCAGGCACtccag ATCCAGATGCGGAGGTGGTGTCACTTTCGCCGAAAACCTTGCTGGAATCGGATCGTTACATTTGCGAGATCTGCAACCAAGGGTTTCAGAGAGACCAGAACCTACAGATGCACCGGCGGCGGCACAAGGTGCCGTGGAAGCTGCTGAAGCGAGAGAGTCCGGTCGTGAAGAAGCGGGTTTTTGTGTGCCCGGAACCAAGCTGCCTGCACCATGATCCCTGCCACGCCCTCGGCGATCTCGTCGGCATAAAAAAGCACTTCAGGAGAAAGCACAGTAACCACAAACAGTGGGTTTGTGATAAGTGCTCAAAAGGGTATGCAGTTCAATCAGATTACAAGGCACATCTCAAAACCTGCGGTACCAGAGGACATTCTTGTGACTGCGGCCGTGTTTTCTCTAG GGTTGAGAGTTTCATAGAGCACCAAGATGCTTGCAACATGGATCGTGTGCGGCCGGAATCACAAACGCTTCAACCGGGGGCATGCCTGTCACGAACGGCTTCAAGTCCTAGTCCATCTTGCAGTGACAACAATTTTAGCAGGGCTCCTTCCACTTGGCCTCCATCTAATAATTCGGTACTACCACATCCAAGTCCAACCGAGTACACCAAATTAACCTTAAAAAACCCTCCCGCTCACGCTGATCATCATCAAGCTACACTGTCCAAGAAGAATAGCAGTAATGCACATTACAATTTGGATCTTCAGCTCGCAACCACATCGAATATTAATATTCCGATCAACGAAGTCTCTGTTTCGTCtaagagagaagaaaaccaTTCCACTCAGCTGCAGCTCTCAATTGGTTCATGCGAATTTGGCGGGGGTGGTCATAGTCATCAGAACAAAAATATTGAACAACATTCAAACATTATGATCGCGAATCAAAATTACTCCCCGAGGGAGAACGAGATgaaggaaagggaaagggaaagcaGCAGCACTACTACTAATCATCACGAGCGTGATGACGATGATCAGAAACCTAAACTTGCCGCCACGGCTGCTGGGGTATTGAGGCTGAAAGAAGAAGCGCGAGAGCAGTTAAGGCTTGCGATGGCGGAAAAGGCTTACGCCGAAGAGGCGAGGCAGCAAGCCGGGCGCCACATCGAACTGGCGGAGAAGGAGTTTGCAAATGCCAAGAGAATAAGGCAACAAGCGCAGGCCGAGTTGGACAAGGCTCACGCTTTGAAAGAGCAAGCCATCAAGAAAGTGAACTCCACCATTCTCCAAATCACTTGCCATGCGTGCAATAAACAGTTTATTCAAGGCGCTCATGAAGCAAAAACCAATCAACATTGTCTGGTTTTGAGTTACATGTCCTCGGCTATAGCATTTGAAGGTGATCATCTATTAGAGAAGAATATTAGTACTCGAACCCATCATGCAAAATCTGCCAACGCATAA